From the genome of Hymenobacter cellulosilyticus, one region includes:
- a CDS encoding LutC/YkgG family protein: MSETSRDIILRRIRESLQQPAPQPAAPDFTLPLHPAPSDDLAVTFAESFVRAGGVFYYCVSEEHFYDQLFTYKKDKSLDNLYVWEPELKKMLHAGGIGFIGDETDWLSKADAGLTTCEALVARTGSVLVSAATASGRRLSIYPDQHLVLARASQIVPDIGDALKRVQEGHDKLPSMISLTTGPSRTADIEKTLVLGAHGPRSIVLFLLDDAPEATA, from the coding sequence ATGTCCGAAACTTCCCGCGACATCATCCTGCGCCGCATCCGCGAATCGTTGCAGCAGCCGGCTCCCCAGCCTGCCGCGCCCGATTTTACGCTGCCTCTGCACCCCGCACCCTCCGACGACTTAGCCGTTACGTTTGCCGAAAGCTTCGTGCGGGCCGGGGGCGTATTCTACTACTGCGTGTCGGAAGAGCATTTCTACGACCAGCTCTTCACCTACAAAAAAGATAAGTCGCTCGACAACCTGTACGTGTGGGAGCCGGAACTGAAAAAGATGCTGCACGCGGGCGGAATCGGCTTTATCGGCGACGAAACCGACTGGCTGAGCAAGGCCGATGCGGGCCTGACGACCTGCGAGGCCCTAGTAGCCCGGACGGGGAGCGTGCTGGTAAGCGCGGCTACGGCCAGCGGTCGGCGCCTGAGTATCTATCCCGACCAGCATTTGGTGCTGGCCCGCGCTTCCCAGATTGTACCCGACATTGGCGACGCACTCAAGCGGGTGCAGGAAGGCCACGACAAACTGCCCTCCATGATTTCGCTCACGACGGGCCCCAGTCGCACGGCTGATATTGAAAAAACGCTGGTGCTCGGAGCTCATGGTCCGCGCAGCATCGTGTTGTTTTTACTGGATGACGCGCCTGAAGCAACTGCCTGA
- the ftsH gene encoding ATP-dependent zinc metalloprotease FtsH, with protein MPDTSPKKKKPMLPSPAPRPSMQMWVLAGLVVFIFGMLFINRSSSTIEIKQQRFKQMLLAGDVKDVTLVNDRVVEVALKPEAANNAKYSQELRQRGPLSMDAGPQYSFRVIDGKSFKEDLDKMQAGLPDTQQVGLNIETKQGYGEYITSWGLILVLFVGFWFLMRRMSGAGGPGGQIFNIGKSRAALFEGGDKVKVTFKDVAGLEEAKEEVEEIVEFLKNPSKFTVLGGKIPKGALLVGPPGTGKTLMAKAVAGEADVPFFSLSGSDFVEMFVGVGAARVRDLFKQAKAKAPCIIFIDEIDAIGRSRSRGNVPGGNDERENTLNSLLVEMDGFGTDSGVIILAATNRPDTLDSALLRPGRFDRQISIDKPDINGRTQIFDVHLKPLTLGSDVDARKLAAQTPGFAGAEIANVCNEAALIAARRDKKMVTMQDFTDAVDRVIGGLEKRNKIISPNEKRIVAYHEAGHAIAGWFLEHADPLVKVSIVPRGVAALGYAQYLPREQFLYNTEQLTDEMCMALGGRAAEELVFGKISTGALSDLERITKMAYSIVTMYGMNAKLGNISYYDSKGQNEYGFSKPYSEATSQLIDEEVRTIIDNAYTRTKELLTERRHELEVIAKELLEKEVLLQEDLERLVGKRPYDNQTSYQAHMAGTDRSETLSERKQEHPVPLSNDLPENNLPGLENRPREAGNDIPTGSTVSLDV; from the coding sequence ATGCCAGATACAAGCCCCAAAAAGAAAAAACCAATGCTGCCCTCGCCGGCTCCCCGGCCGAGTATGCAGATGTGGGTGCTGGCTGGGTTGGTGGTGTTCATCTTTGGGATGCTCTTCATCAACCGCAGCAGTTCCACAATTGAAATAAAGCAGCAGCGCTTTAAGCAGATGCTGCTGGCCGGCGACGTGAAAGACGTGACGCTGGTCAACGACCGGGTGGTAGAAGTGGCCCTGAAGCCGGAGGCGGCTAATAACGCCAAGTACAGCCAGGAGTTGCGGCAGCGTGGCCCCCTGTCGATGGATGCGGGTCCTCAGTACAGCTTCCGCGTTATTGACGGCAAAAGCTTCAAGGAAGACCTGGACAAAATGCAGGCAGGCCTCCCGGATACCCAACAGGTAGGCCTGAACATTGAGACCAAGCAGGGCTACGGTGAATACATCACCAGTTGGGGCCTGATCCTGGTACTCTTCGTTGGCTTCTGGTTCCTAATGCGCCGCATGAGCGGGGCAGGCGGGCCTGGTGGTCAGATCTTTAACATCGGTAAAAGCCGCGCCGCTCTTTTCGAAGGTGGCGACAAAGTAAAGGTGACGTTTAAAGACGTAGCTGGTCTGGAAGAAGCTAAGGAAGAGGTAGAGGAAATCGTTGAGTTCCTCAAAAATCCCTCGAAGTTCACCGTGCTGGGTGGTAAAATCCCCAAAGGTGCTTTGCTGGTAGGTCCTCCCGGTACGGGTAAGACCCTGATGGCAAAAGCCGTAGCCGGTGAAGCCGACGTGCCGTTCTTCTCCCTGTCGGGCTCCGACTTCGTGGAAATGTTTGTCGGGGTTGGTGCGGCCCGGGTTCGGGACTTGTTTAAGCAAGCCAAAGCTAAGGCGCCCTGCATCATCTTCATCGACGAAATTGACGCCATTGGTCGCAGCCGCAGCCGCGGAAACGTGCCCGGCGGCAACGATGAGCGGGAAAACACCCTAAACTCCCTGCTGGTAGAAATGGACGGTTTCGGTACCGACTCCGGGGTCATCATCCTGGCTGCTACCAACCGCCCCGACACGCTTGACTCGGCGTTGCTGCGTCCCGGCCGCTTCGACCGGCAGATCAGCATCGACAAGCCCGATATTAACGGCCGCACCCAGATTTTCGACGTGCACTTGAAGCCGCTGACCTTGGGTTCCGATGTGGATGCCCGTAAGCTGGCCGCTCAGACGCCTGGTTTTGCCGGTGCTGAAATTGCCAACGTCTGCAACGAAGCCGCCCTGATTGCCGCCCGCCGCGACAAAAAGATGGTGACCATGCAGGACTTCACCGATGCCGTAGACCGTGTTATCGGTGGCCTGGAAAAGCGGAACAAGATTATTTCGCCCAACGAGAAGCGGATTGTAGCTTACCACGAAGCTGGTCACGCCATTGCTGGCTGGTTCCTGGAGCATGCCGACCCGCTGGTAAAAGTGAGCATCGTGCCCCGTGGGGTGGCAGCCCTGGGTTACGCCCAGTATCTGCCCCGCGAGCAGTTCCTCTACAACACCGAGCAGCTGACCGACGAGATGTGCATGGCCCTGGGTGGCCGCGCCGCTGAAGAGTTGGTGTTCGGTAAAATATCTACCGGTGCCTTGTCGGATCTGGAGCGCATTACGAAGATGGCCTACAGCATCGTGACCATGTACGGCATGAATGCCAAGCTGGGCAACATCTCGTACTACGACTCGAAAGGCCAGAACGAGTACGGCTTCTCGAAGCCTTATTCGGAGGCTACTTCCCAGTTGATTGACGAGGAAGTACGCACCATCATTGACAATGCCTACACTCGTACCAAGGAGTTGCTCACCGAGCGCCGCCACGAGCTGGAAGTAATTGCCAAGGAGCTGCTGGAGAAAGAAGTGCTGCTGCAGGAAGACCTCGAGCGTCTGGTGGGCAAGCGCCCCTACGACAACCAGACTTCTTATCAGGCGCACATGGCCGGCACCGACCGTAGCGAGACGCTGAGTGAGCGGAAGCAGGAGCACCCCGTTCCGCTGAGCAACGACTTGCCCGAGAACAACCTGCCGGGCCTGGAAAACCGGCCGCGGGAAGCCGGCAACGACATCCCAACGGGCAGCACGGTTTCGCTCGACGTTTAA
- the rsfS gene encoding ribosome silencing factor, translated as MKSTLVRQDSDRLADVVVRGMQEKKAADIVVLNLKDLKNAVADYFIICSASSDTQLDAIARSVEEEVEKLTGQNPWQTEGRMNREWVLLDYVDVVVHIFLRDRRQFYALEELWGDAEIKYITEEAEAV; from the coding sequence ATGAAAAGTACCCTGGTTCGGCAGGATTCAGACAGATTGGCAGACGTAGTAGTACGCGGCATGCAGGAGAAAAAGGCGGCCGATATCGTGGTGCTCAATCTGAAGGACCTTAAAAACGCAGTAGCGGATTATTTCATCATTTGCTCTGCTTCCTCCGATACCCAACTGGACGCCATTGCGCGTTCCGTGGAAGAAGAAGTTGAAAAGCTTACCGGTCAGAACCCCTGGCAAACGGAAGGCCGCATGAACCGGGAATGGGTACTGCTCGACTATGTCGACGTAGTGGTTCACATCTTCCTGCGTGACCGTCGGCAGTTCTACGCACTGGAAGAGTTGTGGGGTGATGCGGAAATAAAATATATCACGGAAGAAGCCGAAGCCGTTTAA
- a CDS encoding biotin--[acetyl-CoA-carboxylase] ligase: protein MPECASTNTEAQALIVKNSATDGCTVITDKQTAGRGQRGNRWEASPGENLTLSVIWQPTFLAPTDQFQLSQAVALGVLDWAKSLLGPDAGLRLKWPNDIYYGSQKLGGILIENTISGSKIQYSVVGIGINVNQREFGMPTATSLAWLTGRAYPLKTLISRLLESLERRYLMLRAGRVAALRFDYLQALYRYQENHDYEVDGQAVQGQIVGVDETGRLVVEINKELRSFALQEIKYIHK from the coding sequence TTGCCCGAATGCGCCTCGACAAACACCGAGGCACAGGCTCTTATTGTCAAAAACAGCGCCACCGATGGTTGTACGGTTATAACCGACAAACAGACCGCTGGGCGGGGCCAACGTGGTAACCGCTGGGAAGCCAGCCCGGGCGAAAACCTGACATTATCGGTAATCTGGCAGCCAACCTTCCTGGCTCCCACCGACCAGTTTCAGCTCAGCCAAGCTGTAGCGCTGGGTGTGCTCGACTGGGCCAAAAGCCTGCTGGGTCCCGATGCTGGCCTGCGCCTGAAGTGGCCGAACGACATTTATTACGGCTCTCAGAAGCTGGGTGGTATCCTGATTGAAAACACCATAAGCGGCTCCAAGATTCAATATAGTGTGGTGGGTATTGGGATAAATGTGAATCAGCGGGAATTTGGAATGCCCACCGCCACCTCCCTGGCCTGGCTGACGGGCCGGGCATATCCCCTCAAAACGCTCATCTCCCGCCTGCTCGAAAGCCTGGAGCGGCGCTACCTGATGCTCCGCGCCGGCCGTGTGGCAGCCCTGCGCTTCGATTATCTGCAGGCCCTGTACCGCTACCAGGAAAACCACGACTACGAAGTAGATGGCCAAGCCGTGCAAGGCCAGATTGTGGGCGTGGATGAAACCGGCCGCCTGGTAGTAGAAATAAACAAAGAGCTCAGAAGTTTTGCTCTTCAGGAAATTAAATATATACATAAATAG
- a CDS encoding T9SS type A sorting domain-containing protein, whose amino-acid sequence MVSLVPKTGENYKLRFSNIIGREVRMISLKPEIEAEGMQINLSDLPAGVYFYSLLVNDKVVSTKRLILQA is encoded by the coding sequence ATGGTGTCATTGGTGCCTAAAACAGGGGAAAACTACAAGCTGCGCTTCAGCAACATTATTGGGCGAGAGGTGCGTATGATCAGCCTCAAACCCGAAATTGAAGCCGAAGGCATGCAGATTAACCTCTCGGACCTACCCGCCGGAGTATACTTCTACAGCCTGCTGGTTAATGATAAAGTAGTCAGCACCAAACGCTTGATTTTGCAGGCCTGA
- a CDS encoding glycosyltransferase family 117 protein codes for MFSLFSFGDVTKVSVLVNFLSALSSSFTVLFLFWTITMLAKKLVVNQPGMHDNRHVEPTGGQTLLVLGAGVVGALAFAFSDSFWFNAVEAEVYAMSALCTAAVVWIMLKWENRADEADSDKWLILIAYVIGLSIGVHLLNLLAIPALGFIYYYRRYQNPTMWGGIFTLVISSVIVGLILAGIIPGLPTLAGAFEVFFVNSIGLPFNSGLIFFLLLFVALIWFGFRYSFTTHNRLVNTAMLSFVFILIGYSSYLIVPIRSSYEPTINENAPKDVLSFVSYLKREQYGDRPLLYGPQFNAEPVDQKEGAPRYVRRGDKYVVAERRLETIYRDTDKMLIPRIYSPAPSISTTTRSGSTFRKA; via the coding sequence CTGTTCTCCCTCTTCTCCTTCGGCGACGTTACGAAAGTATCGGTGCTGGTCAACTTCCTGTCGGCCCTGAGCAGCTCGTTCACCGTGCTGTTCCTGTTCTGGACCATCACGATGCTGGCCAAAAAGCTCGTGGTAAACCAGCCAGGCATGCACGACAATCGCCACGTGGAACCCACCGGCGGCCAGACTCTGCTGGTCCTGGGTGCCGGCGTAGTTGGAGCCCTGGCCTTTGCCTTCTCCGACTCGTTCTGGTTCAACGCCGTAGAGGCCGAAGTGTACGCCATGTCGGCCCTGTGTACGGCGGCCGTCGTCTGGATTATGCTCAAGTGGGAAAACCGCGCCGACGAGGCCGATTCCGATAAGTGGCTGATCCTGATTGCCTACGTTATTGGCCTCAGCATTGGGGTCCACTTGCTCAACCTGCTGGCTATTCCGGCCCTGGGCTTTATCTACTACTACCGCCGCTACCAGAACCCGACCATGTGGGGTGGCATCTTCACGCTGGTTATCAGCAGCGTGATTGTGGGCCTGATTCTGGCCGGTATTATTCCCGGCTTGCCCACGCTGGCCGGTGCCTTCGAGGTGTTCTTTGTAAACAGCATCGGCCTGCCCTTCAACTCGGGCTTGATTTTCTTCTTGCTGCTGTTTGTGGCCCTGATCTGGTTTGGCTTCCGCTATTCTTTCACGACGCACAACCGCTTGGTCAACACGGCCATGCTGAGCTTCGTGTTCATTCTGATTGGCTACTCGTCTTATCTGATTGTGCCGATTCGCAGCAGCTACGAGCCGACCATCAACGAAAACGCCCCGAAGGATGTGCTGTCCTTCGTGAGCTACCTGAAGCGGGAGCAGTACGGCGACCGGCCCCTGCTCTACGGCCCGCAGTTCAATGCCGAGCCCGTTGATCAGAAAGAAGGTGCTCCGCGCTACGTGCGCCGCGGTGATAAGTACGTGGTGGCCGAGCGCCGCCTCGAAACCATCTACCGTGACACGGACAAGATGCTGATTCCCCGTATCTACAGCCCGGCCCCGAGCATATCTACAACTACAAGAAGTGGGTCGACATTCAGGAAGGCGTGA
- a CDS encoding GWxTD domain-containing protein encodes MRQTGLYALRVAGTPLPVGLLVTDEDFPELNTADELIQPLIYLTTSAERRALLDAQVPKRAVDEFWLKVAGGNQTQARQLIRTYYGRVAAANQLFTAHKAGWMTDRGMLYIVLGAPKPFIGQLVKSTGCTGAPRTAAPRIRSGTNPVPLPPNTMNWCAGRSMKCCGMPPLSNGEKE; translated from the coding sequence GTGCGCCAGACGGGCCTGTATGCCTTGCGGGTGGCAGGCACACCACTTCCCGTGGGCCTGCTGGTGACTGATGAAGACTTCCCCGAGCTAAACACGGCTGATGAGCTCATTCAGCCCCTTATCTACTTAACGACTTCTGCCGAGCGCCGGGCTTTGCTGGATGCCCAGGTACCGAAGCGGGCAGTAGACGAGTTTTGGCTGAAAGTGGCCGGCGGCAACCAGACCCAGGCCCGCCAGCTGATTCGCACGTACTACGGCCGGGTAGCAGCGGCCAATCAGCTGTTTACCGCTCACAAAGCCGGCTGGATGACCGACCGGGGCATGCTCTACATCGTGCTGGGTGCCCCGAAACCGTTTATCGGACAGTTAGTGAAGAGCACTGGGTGTACCGGAGCACCAAGGACGGCAGCACCACGTATACGTTCCGGCACAAACCCAGTACCTTTGCCCCCGAACACTATGAATTGGTGCGCCGGCCGGAGTATGAAATGCTGTGGTATGCCGCCGTTGAGCAATGGAGAAAAGGAATGA
- the rlmB gene encoding 23S rRNA (guanosine(2251)-2'-O)-methyltransferase RlmB: MEKRNDDRPERPLNERRTFYNSENRPVSREERGNDDRREQRGPGRESRGEGSRDSRGNSGGDFKPRYPHKPAADRSIDMLFGLRPILEALSAGRTLEKIFLLRGTKNSVTQEITELAKAANVPMSLVPIEKLNDLTRKNHQGAVAFVSPIDYQPLDSILAGLYEEGKTPLLLLLDRITDVRNFGSIARNAECMGVHAIVVPSRGAAQINGDALKTSAGALNLIPVCREPNLKETITFLQQSGVTIIACTEKSDASLEAETVDMTGPVAVLMGSEEDGISPEYLKLADHKLRIPMAGQIGSLNVSVASGIMLFEVLRQRLKSGQ, encoded by the coding sequence ATGGAGAAAAGGAATGATGACCGCCCGGAGCGGCCGCTGAATGAGCGCCGCACGTTTTATAACAGCGAAAACCGTCCGGTAAGTCGCGAAGAGCGCGGCAATGATGACCGCCGGGAGCAGCGCGGGCCCGGCCGGGAGTCTCGTGGGGAAGGTTCCCGGGACTCGCGCGGCAACAGTGGCGGTGACTTTAAGCCGCGCTACCCGCACAAGCCCGCCGCCGACCGCAGCATCGATATGCTGTTTGGTCTGCGCCCTATTCTGGAGGCGTTGAGCGCTGGCCGGACTCTGGAGAAGATTTTCCTGCTGCGCGGCACCAAGAACAGCGTCACTCAGGAAATTACGGAGCTGGCCAAAGCTGCCAACGTTCCCATGTCGCTGGTGCCCATTGAGAAGCTCAACGACCTGACCCGCAAAAACCACCAGGGCGCCGTGGCTTTCGTGTCGCCTATCGACTACCAGCCGCTCGACAGCATCCTGGCGGGCTTGTACGAGGAAGGCAAAACACCCCTGCTCCTGCTGCTCGACCGGATTACGGACGTGCGCAACTTTGGCTCCATTGCCCGCAACGCCGAATGTATGGGCGTGCACGCCATTGTAGTGCCCAGCCGGGGTGCGGCCCAGATTAATGGCGACGCGCTGAAAACCTCAGCCGGCGCCCTCAACCTGATTCCGGTATGCCGGGAGCCGAATTTAAAAGAAACCATCACGTTTCTGCAGCAGTCCGGCGTGACTATCATTGCCTGCACCGAGAAGTCGGACGCTAGCCTGGAAGCCGAAACCGTGGATATGACCGGCCCGGTAGCCGTGCTCATGGGCAGCGAGGAAGACGGCATCTCGCCCGAATACCTGAAGCTGGCCGACCACAAGCTGCGCATTCCCATGGCCGGCCAGATTGGCTCGCTCAACGTGTCGGTAGCCAGCGGCATCATGCTGTTTGAAGTACTGCGCCAGCGCCTGAAAAGCGGGCAGTAG
- a CDS encoding mannose-1-phosphate guanylyltransferase: MNQNTFLVVMAGGIGSRFWPFSRTHLPKQFHDVMGVGRSMLQLTVDRFKEICPADNVFVVTNRDYMDLVQQHLPELPPSQILGEPIGRNTAPCIAYASYCIAKRNPKATIIVTPADHAVLHEEEFRTIIRQAVEVAENHDVLLTLGIQPSRPDTGYGYIQYIDEDSKSGLPRGVKKVKTFTEKPNLELARMFVESGDFLWNSGLFVWRADVIIHAFHQYLADIAEVFDEGISELGTEQEADFIAQAYTRCRNISIDYGVMEKADNVYVLPADFGWSDLGTWDSLHRMGHHDADNNVVDGDALLYDTRECVIKTPSERLVVVQGLDGYIIAEYDNVLLICKRTEEQRVKEFVADVKSKKGTGYN; the protein is encoded by the coding sequence ATGAATCAGAATACGTTCCTCGTCGTGATGGCCGGCGGCATTGGCAGCCGCTTCTGGCCTTTCAGCCGCACGCACCTGCCCAAGCAGTTTCACGATGTAATGGGCGTGGGTCGCTCCATGCTCCAGCTTACCGTAGACCGGTTCAAGGAAATCTGCCCCGCCGACAACGTCTTCGTGGTCACCAACCGCGACTATATGGATCTGGTGCAGCAGCACCTGCCCGAGCTGCCCCCCAGCCAGATCCTGGGTGAGCCTATTGGCCGGAATACGGCGCCCTGCATTGCTTATGCCAGCTACTGCATTGCCAAGCGCAACCCCAAGGCGACTATCATTGTGACGCCCGCTGACCACGCCGTGCTGCACGAGGAAGAATTCCGAACCATCATTCGTCAGGCGGTGGAAGTGGCCGAAAACCACGATGTACTGCTCACCCTGGGCATTCAGCCGTCCCGCCCCGATACCGGCTACGGCTACATTCAGTACATCGACGAGGACAGCAAGAGCGGCCTGCCCCGGGGCGTAAAGAAGGTTAAGACCTTCACCGAAAAGCCGAATCTGGAGCTGGCCCGCATGTTTGTGGAAAGCGGTGACTTTCTGTGGAATTCGGGCCTGTTTGTGTGGCGCGCCGACGTTATTATTCACGCTTTCCATCAGTACCTGGCCGACATTGCCGAGGTATTCGATGAAGGCATCAGTGAGTTGGGCACCGAGCAGGAAGCGGATTTTATTGCCCAGGCCTACACCCGCTGCCGCAACATCAGCATCGACTATGGGGTGATGGAAAAGGCTGACAACGTGTACGTGCTGCCCGCCGACTTTGGCTGGAGCGACTTGGGCACCTGGGACTCCCTGCACCGCATGGGCCACCACGACGCCGACAACAACGTGGTAGACGGCGACGCGCTGCTCTACGACACGCGGGAGTGCGTCATCAAAACGCCTTCGGAGCGCCTCGTAGTGGTGCAGGGCCTCGACGGCTATATCATAGCCGAGTACGACAACGTGCTGCTGATCTGCAAGCGCACGGAAGAGCAGCGCGTGAAGGAATTCGTAGCCGACGTGAAGTCGAAAAAAGGCACTGGCTACAACTAA
- a CDS encoding KpsF/GutQ family sugar-phosphate isomerase yields MKQQNDTNTIAKKVLLEEADAVRGVAEAIALTPDFAQCVAAILSLRGRVVVTGIGKSAHIAGKMVATLNSTGTPALFMHAADAIHGDLGMIQPEDFVIAISKSGDTPEIKVLVPLLKRKGVPLAALVSNADSYLGVQADYVLHAPVTKEACPHNLAPTTSTTAALALGDALAVCLLESREFTSADFARLHPGGTLGKKLYLKVGDLSRQNQTPQVLENAPLKDIILEISGKRLGATAVLALADGHLLGIITDGDLRRMLTNFTRLEDVRARDIMTPQPMTIDVEDFAAEALVRMQSRNITQLIVTENGQFSGFIHLHDLLREGLV; encoded by the coding sequence TTGAAACAGCAGAACGACACCAACACAATTGCAAAAAAAGTGCTTCTCGAAGAAGCTGACGCCGTTCGGGGTGTGGCCGAGGCCATTGCCCTGACGCCGGATTTTGCACAATGCGTAGCCGCCATACTCTCTTTACGGGGTAGAGTCGTGGTTACCGGCATCGGAAAGAGTGCCCACATTGCGGGCAAAATGGTGGCCACATTGAACTCCACGGGCACGCCCGCGCTGTTTATGCACGCCGCCGATGCCATTCACGGCGACCTGGGCATGATTCAGCCCGAGGATTTCGTCATTGCCATCAGCAAGAGCGGCGACACGCCCGAAATAAAAGTGCTGGTGCCGCTGCTGAAGCGCAAGGGCGTGCCGCTGGCGGCCCTGGTCAGCAATGCCGACTCCTACCTAGGCGTGCAGGCCGACTACGTGTTGCACGCCCCCGTGACTAAGGAGGCCTGTCCGCACAACCTGGCGCCCACGACCAGCACCACCGCCGCCCTGGCCCTGGGCGACGCGCTGGCCGTGTGCCTGCTCGAGTCGCGCGAGTTCACCTCCGCCGACTTTGCCCGCCTGCATCCCGGTGGCACGCTGGGTAAGAAGCTGTACCTGAAAGTAGGCGACCTGAGCCGGCAAAACCAGACCCCTCAAGTGCTGGAAAACGCCCCGCTCAAGGACATCATCCTGGAAATATCGGGCAAGCGCCTCGGGGCCACGGCTGTGCTGGCTCTAGCCGACGGGCACCTGCTGGGTATTATTACTGACGGCGACCTGCGGCGTATGCTCACCAACTTCACCCGGCTGGAAGACGTGCGGGCCCGCGACATCATGACGCCACAGCCCATGACCATCGATGTGGAAGACTTTGCGGCCGAGGCGCTGGTGCGGATGCAGAGCCGGAACATCACCCAGTTGATTGTCACGGAAAATGGGCAATTTAGTGGGTTCATTCACTTGCACGATTTACTACGCGAAGGCTTGGTGTAG